A genomic window from Triticum urartu cultivar G1812 chromosome 7, Tu2.1, whole genome shotgun sequence includes:
- the LOC125520785 gene encoding protein WHAT'S THIS FACTOR 1 homolog, chloroplastic-like produces the protein MARWSSPKDPALEAALRRNRRWIVNNQIKRLLLRFPSRSAPVRLLQSRFKTLDLLGRAANWLRKYPSCFELFTGEGPAGSGGERCFGFTKRMAELVDAEEAAVTASEPAMADRLARVLMLTRGRRLPVSKLAALRGPLGLPDDYLLRILPAHTDLFRLANPYPHRRNAAELELLRWVPSRAVSAIEAAASASNSLPRFTCSLPSSWAKSHDKMEDFNATPYISPYSEDGAVPGTDAQAEKRAVAVVHELLSLTLWKKISVMKLEHFRWEFGLPEDTARMLVRHSCLFYVSNRYKIHTAVLREGYEGSELRVKDPVVAAKDRLGELMQEGLHEFNQRRRAVNLEKKRRKGEVDVKKEEEELEDEAGALLDSAEKREERRRFYKVLFGDDNR, from the coding sequence ATGGCGCGGTGGTCGTCTCCGAAGGACCCGGCTCTGGAGGCGGCCCTCCGCCGCAACCGGCGCTGGATCGTGAACAACCAGATCAAGCGCCTCCTCCTCCGCTTCCCGTCCCGCTCCGCCCCCGTCCGCCTCCTCCAGTCCCGCTTCAAGACGCTCGACCTCCTCGGCCGCGCCGCCAACTGGCTCCGCAAGTATCCCTCCTGCTTCGAGCTCTTCACCGGCGAAGGCCCGGCCGGGAGCGGCGGGGAGCGCTGCTTCGGCTTCACCAAGCGGATGGCGGAGCTCGTCGACGCCGAGGAGGCCGCCGTCACCGCGTCCGAGCCGGCCATGGCCGACCGCCTCGCGCGCGTCCTCATGCTCACCCGCGGGCGCCGCCTCCCGGTCTCCAAGCTCGCCGCGCTGCGCGGCCCGCTCGGCCTCCCCGACGACTACCTTCTCCGCATCCTCCCCGCCCACACCGATCTCTTCCGCCTCGCCAACCCGTACCCTCACCGCCGCAATGCCGCAGAGCTGGAGCTGCTCCGGTGGGTCCCTTCCCGCGCGGTCTCTGCCATCGAGGCCGCTGCCTCGGCGAGCAACTCCCTCCCGCGGTTCACCTGCTCGTTGCCGTCCTCTTGGGCCAAGTCCCACGACAAGATGGAGGACTTCAACGCCACACCCTACATTTCGCCCTACTCGGAGGACGGGGCAGTGCCTGGCACAGACGCACAGGCTGAGAAGCGTGCCGTGGCTGTGGTTCACGAGCTTCTTTCGCTCACCTTGTGGAAGAAGATTTCGGTTATGAAGCTAGAGCACTTCAGATGGGAGTTTGGGCTGCCAGAAGACACAGCTAGGATGCTGGTCCGGCATTCTTGCCTCTTCTATGTGTCGAATCGGTATAAGATTCACACGGCGGTGCTCCGTGAGGGTTACGAGGGGTCTGAGCTGAGGGTGAAGGATCCAGTGGTGGCAGCAAAGGATAGACTCGGGGAACTGATGCAGGAGGGTCTGCACGAATTTAATCAGCGTCGACGTGCTGTGAATTtggagaagaagaggaggaaaGGTGAAGTTGATGTGAAGAAGGAAGAAGAGGAGCTCGAAGATGAGGCAGGGGCACTGTTGGATAGTGCGGAGAAGAGGGAGGAAAGACGGAGGTTTTACAAGGTGTTGTTTGGTGATGATAACCGGTGA
- the LOC125520786 gene encoding cell number regulator 11-like, which produces MVAEWSVGLFDCFGDFRTCCLTFWCPCVTFGRLAGIVDKGSPSCCMNGTLYVCLACVGCNWLYSCTKRSVMRSQYNLKASPCMDCCVHFFCESCALCQEYKEMENRGFNMAKGWEGSNKMVGCVQGMKAPGKQGMCF; this is translated from the exons ATGGTTGCTGAGTGGTCAGTTGGGCTTTTCGACTGCTTTGGGGATTTCCGCACCT GTTGCTTGACTTTCTGGTGCCCCTGTGTTACCTTTGGTCGTCTTGCTGGGATTGTGGACAAAGGCTCCCCAT CATGCTGCATGAATGGGACCCTGTATGTTTGCCTGGCTTGCGTAGGCTGCAACTGGTTGTATTCTTGTACCAAACGCTCGGTGATGCGGTCGCAATACAACTTGAAAGCATCGCCCTGTATGGACTGCTGTGTCCACTTCTTCTGTGAGAGTTGCGCGCTATGCCAAGAGTACAAGGAGATGGAAAACCGTGGCTTCAACATGGCCAAAG GATGGGAAGGTAGCAACAAGATGGTGGGGTGTGTGCAAGGCATGAAAGCACCTGGGAAGCAAGGGATGTGTTTCTAG